One window of Plasmodium relictum strain SGS1 genome assembly, chromosome: 14 genomic DNA carries:
- a CDS encoding zinc finger protein, putative — MNDRLSRDLTKIFMDKREIAKEEIDPRKSWLKRILINNNSIDLKNFLKASSLKRREGNYCNNCKILVKQSNYLNTKKFFCDLCEEVFCMYCAKSIDLMKDAKLKYIKIRLCKNCFIYINELKYIIYPNLSIDKKAIDLENIFNKISNCYTTICSNISQLNGLIMLCENNKEFLNDFKKEISHLTEKIQEDVEFLNKMKKKNNFVTDNTLILNKMSKNLFLYLKIIRNKIMPFAMEVLNKSKELL; from the coding sequence atgaatgaTAGATTAAGTAGAGActtaacaaaaatttttatggACAAACGAGAAATTgcaaaagaagaaatagatCCTCGCAAAAGTTGGCTTAAGAGAATTTtgattaataataattcaattgatttaaaaaattttttaaaagcaaGCAGTTTAAAAAGAAGAGAAGGAAATTATTGTAATAATTGCAAAATCCTTGTTAAACAaagtaattatttaaatacaaaaaaatttttttgtgaTTTATGCGAAGAAGTATTTTGTATGTATTGTGCTAAGAGCATAGACTTAATGAAAGATGCAaaactaaaatatataaaaataagattaTGTAAAAActgttttatttatataaatgaattaaaatatattatataccCAAATTTGTCAATAGATAAAAAAGCAATTgatttagaaaatatttttaataaaatttccaATTGTTATACAACAATATGTAGTAACATATCTCAGTTAAATGGATTAATAATGTTatgtgaaaataataaagaatttttgAATGATTTTAAGAAAGAAATAAGCCATTTAACTGAAAAAATTCAAGAAGATGTAGAATtcttaaataaaatgaaaaaaaaaaacaattttgtGACAGATAACACTTTAATTCTTAATAAAATGagtaaaaatttattcttaTACCTAAAAATAATTAGAAATAAGATTATGCCATTTGCTATGGAAGTCTTAAATAAATCAAAGGAACTCCtataa